The genomic DNA TCTTCACAACAAAGGTGTCCACAAGTCTCTTACAGCTGGCACAATAACAGACCCTGAAAGCCTTCTTTTAGTTGCATGTACAAAGGACTTCAACAttacttttattctttttttttttttccaatccCATTAAAAATTACAGGCAGAACTGAAAAAGCATGGGCAAGCAAGGAGGTTTACAAAACTAACTCAGTATCACCAGTTCTATCAGAAGGAATCAACTTATTGTTAGATTGTTGCAATGCTCTCCTCACTGCATGTTCTGGTAGTTTCATAAACAAGCTCCAGTTGgtttaaaatgcagcagcttGAGTGCTAACTTGAACTAGAAACTTTGATTATATTAGTCCCACTCTATCATCTCTGCACTGGCTTCCAATTAAATTCTGCATTAATTAGAAAATCCTTTTACTCATCTATAATGCGCTACATGGCCTGGCACCACGGTATTTAAGTGAACTGAACACTACAACCCTGCACCTTTACTTCGTTCACAGAATACAGAGATTAAAAATTCACAGCAGGAAAAGAGGGTTCTCATACATGGTCCCACAACTTCAGAAAAATGTACCTGCCTATGTTTAGGATTTAATTTcggttatttatttacttaggcttttgattagtctttacAAACCAGGAAATATCTCTTTCAGTTaagctgtaatatttaggggATGGAATCTCGAACAATATTCTGCACTGTTGACATCTTATCATTAATGTTTTTGTTAGAATCAAACTTAAACTACTTCTTCTGTGTTCTGTACTCCGAGATTACTCTCATGTGACCTGAAATTGCTCTTTCACCGACCTAAGGCAAAGCAAGTAGGTTTAAGGCCATCATGTGTTACAAATCAGCAGTGACCACACTCACAATGCCAAGAGACTCTCTAACAGACTTTATTTCaccacagactgaactgaaagATGATGAACTCTGTTATGTTTCACATTCTAATGAACTCAGTGATCCACTAGGCCACCCAAGTTAAAGAGGATGGTTTCTCTTAAGGAGTTTTTCCTTCCCACTGGCTTGCTCGTAGGTGTTGTTTTTTGGtcagtctgtaaagttgctttgagacaacgtcaactgtaaaaagcactatacaaatataaattttgacttgatattttaaaaatacagtagTGATCCTAATTGACCTAAGAGAGGGAATGTGTAATATGATTAATGTCAGGAATTGTGACTAACTAAGTTTAAATGGATGTGGCTCAGGTGTATGCGAACTTATGACTTCAACTATATGTGGATGGTCCAGGTACCAGCAGCTCACCTTCACCCAGTAGTGTTCATCTAGAGAAACACTGCTGGAAACATTGACATCACAGGCTGCCAGTGACATAAGCTAATCACTTCTGGCTATATTAACAATTCAACAATTCAAAACTCACCTTGACTAATTTGCATTCACGGGAGTCTGAAAAAGCTGGGAACATTTCCTCATACTTCTGCAGAGCAAGCTATTGACAAAGAAGGCAGAGGATGTGAGATTAATTGAGCAAACATGACATAGGTATAAATATAATgctaaaattatatatttttaatatggaTCTAACCTTGGCATTAAGCATGTCAACACAGAAGTGGCAGAgagttgccttaaaaaagtagTCCTTGGCACTGTATTTTAGCAAAGTGCTGTCCATCGCATGTGTTGCTACCTGCAATACAAattgcaaacacacatacaaatcaggtggaaaggtaaaaaaaatgagTAGGTATAATAACATTTAGACCAGTGTAATATTAAAAACTATTGTTTATGTAACTAGGCATAAAATGTCAAATGACACTTCATCTCGATTCCTCCATTCCCAGCCTGATCAATTTTTAAGGACCATCATGAACaagtcttctttttttttgctttcgGTATCTCCCCTCCTTCGTTATTTCAGGTCTTAAAGCAGCATGTCTACTGAATTAAAGCCATACGAAGTTCCACATTTTTGCCATTCAattatggcctctgctggctaactgaaacacctgcacAAGGGCCAGTTGATTACTGATGGCAGTCTGTGGCTCTTGTTATGCCATATTGTGCTGAGAAAccaccttatttatttacttattaggattttaacatcatgttttacacactttggttacattcatgacaggacaggtaatcactGGCTACACAATCACTGGCtttatcagtttaagttttttttctatacatttatgtattttttctccaaatttagcatagtcaatctgtcttccgctgctggggattccTGGCTGCATCCATGgggggtatgttgctgctcacgcctctttcgacacgtgcgcagtcctagAGGACcccttctgcacaggcgcttctatctgctaatcagggtccttgcacagcccGTGAAGACCCCACCACACGGTGGCCAATCAGtgtctgttgcaggcactgccaattaagcccgctagatggtgcccagccaaccggtggcaacaccgagttttgaatcgaagagttcagaatctcggcgctggtgtgctagcaaaatatcccgctgtgccacctgggcaagtttttttttttaaagtcaaacacatttatgtattttgtatctccaattcacctcacttgcatggaaaccggagcatatggaggaaccccacacagacatggggagaacatgctaactccacacagaaaggacctagaccgcttcacttgggaatcgaacccaggaccttcttgttgtgaggcgacagtgctacccaccgagataAATACAAATTATACTCTGGAGGGCTGGCTCTGTTCGATTAGCTAAATTGGCTTACCAGTTAAATTTGGTGATCAGTTTAGGTAAACAAGCACGGCCTTTACTTTTCACAAAGGGGAATATGTTTTGATTAATGGTCTGAAATAATTTAGTGTGTCAAGTATGTCATAACCGTTTTACATAAGTGGTAGCGATGGGGTAGGTTTCACAAAGATGGTACACTTACCTGCTCATATATTTCAATAGCTTTTGGGTACTGTTCCAGCTGTGCAGCATATGTGGCAACTTTAAGAAGACATTTGTTAGCTGagctgccaaaaaaaaaaaagtaaaaaaaaaaaatcaacattttatttctctCTACCACACCTACATACCTATATCTATctacccaggactagaggaagacaagcatcaaggctcttctctgtactggcacccaaatggtggaacgaacttcctctgtctgtccgaacatctgagtctcttgccatctttaaaaaacgattaaaaacccacctttttactgagcacttaagctgacttgcaCTTTTCCatttcttaattaaaaaaaaaaaaaaaaaccctttggttctaacaggtttgagCTGatgtgtgttcttggactgttgtctacttaaacatgagtaatgaaatgtttactatggaagcactactgtaagtcgctctggataagagcgtctgctaaatgccgaaaatgtaaatgtaaatatatatatgtataattttgtaaataaaaaacagaaaaatagaaataataaacaaaaaagaattGGCTAACCTTGTGGACTCCTCTCCTTTGTAGTAATCAGCAGCCTGCTCATAGTGAGCTATGGCCTAGGACAGAAAACAATTCATCTTGTATATTTAGGTTAGATTCATATAAACTGTATAATATTTTCCTGTATAGTATTTCCTTGAATGAAAAATGTGGGAACATGCCATTTAAACAAGAGGGCATATAACACCAATAGGGTACTCTGAATAAGAAAGGGAACATTTTTTTTTGAATGACATATTTTTGGACTAAAATAGCATTAAAGTTCAGCCCTCAAAACAGGGTTAAAATGAACTGGATGTCAACAGGTATTTATCAGGCATTACTTCAAGAATTTCAAATTACTACATCTTTTTCACACACCTCTGAGTAGTAAAGTGTTGAATTCTAACTCATCCCTACCCCTCCTCAATGTGTATATGCCAGTTCTATTTATAGATTtagagtggctgctgttataaCCCAAACCACAAAACTTTATTATGCATTTGGatcatttaaattatcctccatGGGACAACTGTGTATTAAAATTACAAACGGAAAAAACATTTATTGGAGTAACACTTGATCTTTGcagacttttatttattagggctgtccaGTGTTTAGTTTACTGTCTAATTTCTTCAATATGTATTAAACACAATTACACAGACATGAAACAAGTCTTACCTTTTCAATGTCAACAAGCTCAGTCTCATAAATCTCCGCAATGGTCACATGATGCTTTGCCGCAATTGTGAAACGGCCCTATGACACAAGGcatttttatgtattaattaatataaataatactgtttaaaaaaggTTTTAGTCACAAATACAGGGTTAGCTATCTTCTTGAATGTAAATAAGCACAGCAGCAATGCATCTTTACGGTGCCTTTAAATAcaacacaaaaaactacaaggacatacaggggttggacaaaataactgaaacacctgtcattttagtgtgggaggtttcatggctaaattggaccagtctggtggccaatcttcattaattgcacattgcaccagtaagagcagagtgtgaaggttcaattagcagggtaagagcacagttttgctcaaaatattgcaatgcacacaacattatgggtgacataccagagttcaaaagaggacaaattgttggtgcacgtcttgctggcgcatctgtgaccaagacagcaagtctttgtgatgtatcaagagccatggtatccagggtaatgtcagcataccaccaagaaggacaaaccacatccaacaggattaactgtggacgcaagaggaagctgtctgaaagggatgttcgggtgctaacccggattgtatccaaaaaacataaaaccacggctgcccaaatcacgacagaattaaatgtgcacctcaactctcctgtttccaccagaactgtccgtcgggagctccacagggtcaatatacacggccgggctgctatacccaaacctttggtcactcgtgccaatgccaaacgtcggtttcaatggtgcaaggagcgcaaatcttgggctgtggacaatgtgaaacatgtattgttctctgatgagtccacctttactgttttccccacatccgggagagttacggtgtggagaagccccaaagaagcgtaccacccagactgttgcatgcccagagtgaagcatgggggtggatcagtgatggtttgggctgccatatcatggcattcccttggcctaatacttgtgctagatgggcgcgtcactgccaaggactaccgaaccattctggaggaccatgtgcatccaatggcggtgccgtgtatcaggatgacaatgcaccaatacagacagcaagactggtgaaagattggtttgatgaacatgaaagtgaagttgaacatctcccatggcctgcacagtcaccagatctaaatattattgagccactttggggtgttttggagaagcgagtcaggaaacgttttccttcaccagcatcacgtagtgacctggccactatcctgcaagaagaatggcttaaaatccctctgaccactgtgcaggacttgtatatgtcatttccaagacgaattgacgctgtattggccacaaaaggaggccctacaccatactaataaattattgtggtctaaaaccaggtgtttcagttattttgtccaacccctgtagctgCAACTGCCATCTGGTGATAAGTTTTAATTAGGAGATAAacggaaaataaataatatacagtttTTTATATAGTAGATAATGATTTAGTGTGTTTAAAGTCTATCCCTTTATAGACTTTAAGAATTAGAGAATTGCACTTTTTAAACAATATACTACAATATAATTTACATAATAAATCAAACAATTAAGCCCAACTACCCAAAAATTGCTTTAAGATGcctgttttataaaaaaattgtgCATGTCCTGGTCTGAAAAGTGACCAAAAATTCTACACTATAACCACTGCTAACCAAAATGTTCTATGGAAAGTGAAAGTGAAACATTAGAAAGAAATGAGTCCTGTTAGATCTGCTGTAAAGTTACCACAGCATTTTAAGATCAAACCAAAAGTCAAACACAGTAGAGAACGACGAATTCTGCTTTTTACTCGAAAATCCAAATGGAGAATGTCTGCTCTTTAGTCCATTATGTAAAATACAAGTGCAATAGGGCGATGTCACAAGATAACAATCCAAAGCACAAGAGCAATACCACTGCAACAAAAAAGGGCATGAGTGGCCAAATTAATGTACTAATGTAGCCGTACCTTAAACAGACAGATCAATCGCTAAAGCCCCCCCCCAGTCTTTAAATCCACTACCTTCAAATCCTCTATGATCAATTTCAAAAATCACAATGCCCCCAACAGTCTTCTGACTTAGAGCATCCAAACAGTTGCACATTTAAAATTACTATTTCTTTCCGCTGAAGATGATCAAATATAATGTAACTGTACATTACCACTTGGAGAATGATCTCTTTAAAATAGATTGCTTAATTTAATTAGGTTAATTTAATTTCATCTAATAATTAATATTCAACTTGACAAAAGTGCCCAAACTTTTGCATACaactgtctatctgtccattaACTCTAAAACCATATGGTCGAGGTTACAAACAAGTTGCGTACATCTTCTGTATGTCGAATCAACATATAACAACAACACACAATTGCTTgtcactttataaatgaaacCACTAACACTAGGTCAGTTGCTTTTGGAACAAAGTCGTTTAAAGACTCACCATATCTGTGTAAATCTCGATGGCCCTAATCAAGCAGTTTATGGCTTCTGTAAACACAGTAGAAAGCATATTACTTTCATGtgacacttatttatttaagacaatactacaatttttatttacagCATTAACATGTTTAgactaaattaatatttaacaaTTACAAGATCCAACGATTACAAGATCCATAGTAATTAGGGAATGATAATTACAAACCTTGTGGATCTGCTTTTTTAAAGGCATTTCCAGCGTCAATAAAGTTGGTTGCAGCATCATGTTTGCTCTGCATCTGCAAGTGAAGAAGGGCAGCCTGGGAGAAGGCATTTCCTGCAGCTAAAACACAAAAAGATCTTAATGAATCTAATTGTACAGGGGACTATTTATTGAATTATTTCCCGTCCTTAATGGCTGAGGTGtcagtttaaatatttaaactaaTTACCACTCCAGTTCTTTGCCATCTTAAACATGTTAGCAGCTCGTCCATACATGTCACATGCCTCCTCCATCTTTGAAGAGCCCCTGAGAAAACAAATTGACTTACATGagcttatatttaaaattacacAGCCAGGCAGGCGTATACACAGATGTAATAGTATTGTTACTTTACTATATGATTACAACAACACAGCGgggggcacagtggctcagtgcatagcactgttgcctcacagcaagaagatcctgggttcgatccccaggtggggcggtcagggtcccctctgtgtggagtttgcatgttctccccatgtctgcgtgggtttcctccaggagctccgttttcctcccacagtccaaagacatgcaaatgaggtgaactggagatacaaaattgtccatgactgtgtttgatattgaacttgtgaactgatgaatcttgtgtgatgagtgactaccgtttctgtcatgaatgtaaccaaacgtgtaaaacatgacgttaaaatcctaaataaataaatataataatactcaAATATTATTTAGCTAATTGATATTTGCACATATCGAATAGCTAAAGCTTTTGAATAACAGGATAATAGTTAACTGCTACCGAGCAATCTGACACTAGGGCTCTAAAAATAAATCATCATGATTTTTAATTGCTCAATCACAACATCAAGCAGTTGTGATATAGTTAAACtttatgtttttgttatttatgatTACTGACTGGCGCATTCGTGTTTTAAATATGGGTATAGTAAGTTTATAATAAGTTTtccattacagttacagtttatCATGTAATGTAATGGAACTATGGCCTTATTTTGATTTACATTTAGGTCTTAGTCTTTACATTCAGGTTATGGTGTCATATGCTAAATTGTATCatctttttaaatactttgtaaAACTTCGTCTCTTCCTATTTGAACTGTCGTGTTGCTATATAGTTAGCAAGCTAACACATTCCGGTAAACTACTTTGGAAAGTGACTGCTTACCCAAACAACGAACCAAGAAACGACTGTGATGATTTGACTTTCTTTTCGGCTTCTGCCATGAGAGCCATGGCCTCTTTATCTTTACCTGAATTATCCATATTTTTTATATCCAACTAGCTCAGAATCCTCTGACGAGCCACATCAACACAACATTACCAAGATTTCCGAGATGGACCCGCATAGAGAGTAGAGGCTTTATTTCAAAACAAAAGTCCTCCAGAGTGTTCTGTATGACTAAACATGTACGGGGGTAGAAATGCTtactatttaattaatatttagatGTTTATTGACCGAAAACGAGAATAAAGAAATATTAAGCTCATGTCCAATATGAAACTAATTTCACCGCGGTACTGTACCACAGTACGTTTTAGAACATCGTATAtgaataacacactccctctcgtgttctattgcttaaatatatatatatatatatatatatatatacaggggttggacaaaataactgaaacacctgtcattttagtgtgggaggtttcatggctaaattggaccagtctggtggccaatcttcattaattgcacattgcaccagtaagagcagagtgtgaaggttcaattagcagggtaagagcacagttttgctaaaaatattgcaatgcacacaacattatgggtgacataccagagttcaaaagaggacaaattgttggtgcacgtcttgctggcgcatctgtgaccaagacagcaagtctttgtgatgtatcaagagccacggtatccagtgtaatgtcagcataccaccaagaaggacaaaccacatccaacaggattaactgtggacgcaagaggaagctgtctgaaagggatgttcgggtgctaacccggattgtatccaaaaaacataaaaccacggctgcccaaatcacggcagaattaaatgtgcacctcgactctcctgtttccaccagaactgtccgtcgggagctccacagggtcaatatacacggccgggctgctatagccaaacctttggtcactcgtgccaatgccaaacgtcggtttcaatggtgcaaggagcgcaaatcttgggctgtggacaatgtgaaacatgtattgttctctaatgagtccacctttactgttttccccacatccgggagagttacggtgtggagaagccccaaagaagcgtaccacccagactgttgcatgcccagagtgaagcatgggggtggatcagtgatggtttgggctgccatatcatggcattcccttggcccaatacttgtgctagatgggcgcgtcactgccaaggactaccgaaccattctggaggaccatgtgcatccaatggcggtgccatgtatcaggatgacaatgcaccaatacacacagcaagactggtgaaagattggtttgattaACATGAAaaggaagttgaacatctcccatggcctgcacagtcaccagatctaaatattattgagccactttggggtgttttggagaagcgagtcaggaaacgttttcctccaccagcatcacgtagtgacctggccactatcctgcaagaataAATCCTGCaaggcttaaaatccctctgaccactgtgcaggacttgtatatgtcatttccaagatgaattgacgctgtattggccgcaaaaggaggccctacaccatactaataaattattgtggtctaaaaccaggtgtttcagttattttgtccaacccctgtatatatatatatatatatatatatatatatatatatatatatatatatatacatatatactgtatatatatatatatgtatatatatatgtgtatatatatatatatatatatatatatatatacacattcatATACGATGTTCTAAAACGTACTGTGGTATATATGCAGGAAATGcaagcaaacactgatatatatggaatgaaactcaatatatatggaatgaaaacagatatatatatatatactgtatatatataatgaaactcgatatatatcaaataaaaactgatatatatatatataaaatgaaactcgatatatataaaatgaaactagatatatatggaatgaaaactgatatatataaaatgaaaactgatatatatatataaaatgaaactccatatatatataaaatgaaactagatatatatggaatgaaaactgatatatatataatgaaaactgatatatatcaaatgaaaactgatatatacagtgtatcacaaaagtgagtacacccctcacatttctgcaaatatttcattatatcttttcatgggacaacactatagacatgaaacttggatataacttagagtagtcagtgtacagcttgtatagcagtgtagatttactgtcttctgaaaagaactcaacacacagccattaatgtctaaatagctggcaacataagtgagtacaccccacagtgaacatgtccaaattgtgcccaaatgtgtcattgtccctccctggtgtcatgtgtcaaggtcccaggtgtaaatggggagcagggctgttaaatttggtgttttgggtacaattctctcatactggtcactggatattcaacatggcacctcatcgcaaagaactctctgaggatgtgagaaatagaattgttgctctccacaaagatggcctgggctattagaggattgctaacaccctgaaactgagctacagcatggtggccaaggtcatacagcggttttccaggacaggttccactccgaacaggcttcgccagggtcgaccaaagaagttgagtccacgtgttcggcgtcatatccagaggttggctttaaaaaatagacacatgagtgctgccagcattgctgcagaggttgaagacgtgggaggtcagcctgtcagtgctcagaccatacgccgcacactgcatcaactcggtctgcatggtcgtcatcccagaaggaagctgacgcacaagaaagcccgcgaacagtttgctgaagacaagcagtccaagaacatggattactggaatgccctgtggtctgacgagaccaagataaacttgtttggctcagatggtgtccagcatgtgtggcggcgccctggtgagaagtaccaagacaactgtatcttgcctacagtcaagcatggtggtggtagcatcatggtcttgggctgcatgagtgttgctggcactggggagctgcagttcattgagggaaacatgaattccaacatgtactgtgacattctgaaacagagcatgatcccctcccttcgaaaactgggcctcatggcagttttccaacaggataacgaccccaaacacaacctccaagatgacaactgccttgctgaggaagctgaaggtaaaggtgatggactaaacccaattgagcacctgtggcgcatcctcaagtggaaggtggaggagttcaaggtgtctaacatccaccagctccgtgatgtcatcatggaggagtggaagaggattccagtagcaacctgtgcagctctggtgaattccatgcccaggagggttaaggcagtgctggataataatggtggtcacacaaaatattgacactttgggaacaatttggacatgttcactgtggggtgtactcacttactgtatgttgccagccatttagacaataatggctgtgtgttgagttattttcagaagacagtaaatctacactgctatacaagttgtacactgactactctaagttatatccaagttttagttctattgtgttgtcccatgaaaagatataatgaaatatttgcagaaatgtgaggggtgtactcacttttgtgatacactgtatatatataaaatgaaactcgatatatataaaattaaactagatatatatggaatgaaaactgatatatataaaatgaaaactgatatatataaaatgaaaactgatatactgtatataaaatgaaactcgatatatatagaatgaaaactgcattattgaaatgtttaaaagattggaaggaatttgcatatttctccctctacagtgcatattaTCATTAactgattcaaggaatcgggaggaatttcagtacgtaaaggccaagggcgcaagcttaagttgaacgcccgtgatcttcaatccctcagatggcattgcatcaagaactgccactcaacaatagctgataaaccacatgggcaagaaaCCATGTCTTTTAAGTGCGATGAAAAGTAATGgcaaacattacaaagtggtaaatgctttactgtcccaactttttttggaatgtgttgcaggcctgaaatgcaggaaacgatgttttctaaaaaataaaatgaagttgaccaaacaaaacatggaatatctcaggttcatactgtctgcaatgaaataaaagtcaaagtaaatgtaaaaaaaaaaaaaactcagttttttattatttacattttccatgctgtcccaactttttctgatttggggttgtacaaagtATATAGAATATATTAAAAGTATATTAAAAGAATTAGAAGCTGTCTGAACACAAGCTGTCCACGCTTTACTTTATAATAAACTTAATTATAGCTGTGCAAAAAAGCCTTTGCTTCATCATCAACTAAGTTTATTGTTGATCATGAAGCTTTGTGGAGGACAGCATTGTGAACTTTTACTCCACCAGGGGGCATGCATAAAATAGTGTAATGCATTGAGCTAGCTTGGTGGTTCTAAAGGTTTGTTGaattatttttgacattttctACATAATTCAGTATTGATGGATGTGTAGCTGGTGAATGGCTGCCAAACAGTAATATGGGTACTGGATTAGATTCATCTGGTCACTGCATGTaaacagtttgcatgttctttctacGTCTGTGTAGGTTTATTTTAGGTGATCTGGTTATCATATCAGGTGTCAATGGAATTCTGCACTTAATTAACCTTAAATTacctaaaaaataataacctAAAACGCCTATAATCATTTTCTCTTTGAGACATGAGAGAGGGAGggcgagagagaaagagagagagagagagagagagagagagagagagagagagagagagagagagagagagatgcctGTGAATTAAAACGACCCTAGTATAAAATCCTTAACCTGTTAACTACTTACAAAAATATTTGATTCTGCCTGGGTCTTAGGAAACTTAGCTGAACTTGGGAGAAAGATATTAATAACTTATTTAGCCCAGCCCATCACATTCCTCACATGTGAGTCACACTGTATACCAGTCAGTACGAATGGCTGCTTTGACTCTGTTTCTcatttgtgtttatttccaTGAAGGAGTGCTGAAGTGGGGCAAGGGATGTCTTTGCTTCTAAAAACCATTTCATATACCCACTAGTACAGTTCTAATTCCCAGACAGTTAAAGAAGAGGTACAACACAATCACCAGTTTGTAAGGCAATTTAACAAAAAGGCAGAGTTAATATAAgataaacagagagagagagagagagagaga from Trichomycterus rosablanca isolate fTriRos1 chromosome 11, fTriRos1.hap1, whole genome shotgun sequence includes the following:
- the napab gene encoding N-ethylmaleimide-sensitive factor attachment protein, alpha b isoform X2, whose protein sequence is MMLQPTLLTLEMPLKKQIHKGRFTIAAKHHVTIAEIYETELVDIEKAIAHYEQAADYYKGEESTSSANKCLLKVATYAAQLEQYPKAIEIYEQVATHAMDSTLLKYSAKDYFFKATLCHFCVDMLNAKLALQKYEEMFPAFSDSRECKLVKKLLDAYEEQNVDVYTDSVKEYDTISRLDQWLTTMLLRIKKTIEEDDSDLR
- the napab gene encoding N-ethylmaleimide-sensitive factor attachment protein, alpha b isoform X1, translated to MDNSGKDKEAMALMAEAEKKVKSSQSFLGSLFGGSSKMEEACDMYGRAANMFKMAKNWSAAGNAFSQAALLHLQMQSKHDAATNFIDAGNAFKKADPQEAINCLIRAIEIYTDMGRFTIAAKHHVTIAEIYETELVDIEKAIAHYEQAADYYKGEESTSSANKCLLKVATYAAQLEQYPKAIEIYEQVATHAMDSTLLKYSAKDYFFKATLCHFCVDMLNAKLALQKYEEMFPAFSDSRECKLVKKLLDAYEEQNVDVYTDSVKEYDTISRLDQWLTTMLLRIKKTIEEDDSDLR